The Saccharolobus shibatae B12 genomic interval TAGCTGTACCTTAGCCTGGTCTGCGACCTTCTTCAAGATCTCCATGTAATCTATTGGTATTACCTTAATGCCCTTCTCTTTCTTTAAATAGTTTATTACGTCTTTTACTGTAGTCCCATAACCTTTTTCTTTCAAGAATTTAACCACATGTTCAGTTATTTCTGGTTCCATGCTCTGGACTTGTTCAGCCTTGGTACTCTCAACCTCAGTACTATATATTAATACGTCTTTTACTTCATTGAAATGCTGAAATATGGTTTCAGCGTCGAAGCTAGTTAGAATCTCAACTTGCTGGGCTATGCTTCTTGGTGGTTTATCGCTAATAGTTAGATTAAAGTAAGAATGTCTGCCTTTGATGTTGGAGTAATACTCCCTGTTTCCATATATGTAATAACCGCTAGCAGCTACGGCATTGCCAAAAATATTAGCGGAAGTGTCTACACCTGAACCTTGGGCTCCGCCTATCATCCAGCTTATTCGCATGAGTTATCAGTATATAATTATAGATATAATGGTAAATAAGAGTATCCCTACTAAAAATATGAACTTACTTCCTAATGTTTAAAAATATTAGTGAGGTGGTTTATTATATTATGTAAATCTAATAATAACTTAAGAATTCATAAACTGGATTTTCCTTCAGTACAAACTTTCCAAACATTAGACTAGAGTATCTGAGAAAGATTTAAATTGACTACATAAGTTATGTAACTATATAATATCGGCAATTATAGTTTTGTGAAAGTTTTCACTTATTTGAAAAGTTCTAGTAATTATAAAGCTACATTGGATCCAATTGAAAAGATCACATAACTTTTCTATGCTACCTTTATTAAGGTACTGCTACATAAATATTCCAATGAACAGAGAGTTAACTGTAAAATTCGAAGATGATACAGAAACTTTCTATTTGATAAACGATAACGGATTAATAGTTAAGATGAATAGAATTATACCAAAGAAAATCGATATCCTTATAGTTAGGCAGACTGATCGGAATAAAGTTCATGATGCAGTTAAAATGGGCTATAAACTGTTCGAATGCAACAGTATATCTAGAGAGGATTGTTTAGTTAAAGTATTGAACAGCGTGTTTCCAAACTGCAAAACATGTAAGTTCATGTAATTGATAAAAAATATTTATTTATGGAACGATTCCTCATAAAACATTTCATAGATATATGTTTTAGATCTTACGTTTAAAGATTACAGTAATCTATTTAAACCTATGCTTTAAAGTATAAATAGGATGAGTGAACAGATAAAGATAAGGAAGGCTATTAAGGAGGATTGGGAGAAAATTTATCAGTTATACAATTCTTTGAGTGATGAGGATCTATACTTAAGATTCTTCCACCTCTATAGGATAACTGAAGAAGACGCAAAGAGAATAGCGTCTAATGAGGATCACGTTACATTCCTAGCAGAAGTTGATGGAAAAGTTGTTGGAGAAGCTTCTTTACATAAAGATGGAGAGTTTTCACTAGTTGTGGATAGAAATTATAGGGCTCTAGGCATAGGAACTTTGCTAGTTAAAACACTAATTGAAGAGGCTAAAAAGTCTGGTTTAAATGCAATAAGATTCTACACCTTACCAGAGAATACTCCAATGATAAAAATTGGGAGAAAGCTGGGCTTCAGGTTAAGGTTCTACGAAGATGAAGTGTATGGAGAAATGAAATTAATGGAAAAAGAGGTAAACGTTAATTTAGCGACTTCTCCCTAAGGCTTCTTACCTTGTTCTGACTCCCTTATATAAAGCATATTAGTCAAGTTGGAGTAATACAGATCTGACTGGGACGTTCAGTAATAACCTTTCGGTCAAACTTCAAGCATAGTGTCAAGAGGATTTGAAAAGTTAAATGAATACAAATAACATTAACCTTATGACTTATCTGAAACTGTTAGCAACGACACTGTTACGTATCTAATAAAAGCTTTTTATCGTCTTTTATCGACTGAATAACAATGAGCAGTTACGATGACGTAAATAGAATATTGAGAAGGGCTGAAAAATTTAAGAAAGACGCGATTAATGCTTATAATGAGGGATATTATGACGTATCTTGCTTCTATGCGGAACAAGCTGTACAGCTTAGAATTAAGGCTTATGTATTAAAAAATCTTGGATTTCTACCTAGAATTCACGCAATAAGAGAATTGCTTTCAATAATATATAAATATAATCAAGACGAAAGGATAAGGGTATTTATAAATGAGAAAAGAAATGCTTTGAAACAGCTGGAAGAGGGATACACTGAAGCTAGGTATGGCATGATAGATTACAATGAGGAAGACGCTAGGGAGTGTTTAAATATAATGGAGGAACTATTTAATTTAATATGAAAGTTGATCCCTATATCGAGTTTGTTAAGGAGAAGATGAATATTCTTTCAAATTTTCCTCAAATAGCGATAATAATATATGAGGTGATTAGAAAGGTCCTTGAAGAATATGATATAAATGCTGAAATTTTTTTTTTCGGTTCAGTAATAAATGGTAAATTTACCGCAGTGAGCGATATCGATGTTGCAATACTGGCAAATAAAGTCCCAGAAAAAAGAAAGGAGATCATTAGGGAAATTTTTGAAGCACTTGAAAGTAAAGGATTACCTTGGTGGCTACCATTAGAAATTCACTTCTTCACTCTCTCCATGTTTAGCGCCTTTAAGAGAGGAGGTGCTAATTTCATTAAAGCTGAAGATTTTCTTTGTGGATTGCTTTGATCTTTATCAAAGCTAACACTAAACGCACTTTTGATTCAATGATAGATTTAGAATTTAAGGAAAATAGATGAGCTTAACATCTAAGGAAATTGAAGCGCTCACCAAGAAACTGAAAATTATAAAATTCAAATGGAGGAGAGAACTTAATTTCTTTGAGATAGTGTTTCAAATACAAATAATTCAATAAATAAATAGAGACGGAAACATCTTATCATAACTTACTGGGAGTAAAATTCAATTATACCTTTCAATATGAGGGGTTAATATTTCATTATAATATAAAATAACGGACCCCTAGTTGTAGACCCTAAACTGAGTGAGAGTATACAGAATCGGGATTCTTCCCTTATATTCCCATTTGAAGATAGATACTGGAAGAGAATGAAATGATAATAAAGAACGTTTTACACTAACAATGCCAGGAACTATTATTCAAATAACGGTTAAGGGGAAGGCTTCTCATTGATTTCTTGATTATCTTTATCATATGCATGATATGTCGATTTAAGGCTTCAGTAAAGATAAGAAAGTAGGTTGAGCATGTGGAAGAATGAACCCATGGTATTCATCATAAAATTAGCTTTTTATGTAAAACGGCAATTATATTTTTTCCTAGCAGATTTGTTCTATCTTAATCGGTCTCGGGCGGCTCAGGATTCCATTGCGATTTCAATTTATTTCTATAGAAGTAGATAGGAGAAATTGATTCTACATTTCGAGTAACACTAATAGGGGACGAGCATGAGGTAATACCATGGAACTGCCAACTGTTAACGAGGTAACCCTCTACGGCATTCAGCTAAGGGAGCTCGTAGAGAGACCCGGACAGAGCTTAACCCTCACGCTCGCCCCCAATATACTTCCGGAAACGCATTATTAAACAAATTGGTCAAGGAGATCGAGAAAATGGCCTTGGAGGAGGCTGAGAGGGTGAGTCCCAACTACCTCGGTCTCATATTCCATATAGATAATTCAAACTCATTTTTCTGATATATAAAGAAAAATTCTTTAGAAGGATATAAAACAAATTTGATAATAGCTTTTGTAGGATATTTTCCTCTTTATCCTACTAGGTGGAAAATCGATTTAATCTATGGAATGTCTCACCAAAAACATCTTGATCTTCTATTTCTTATCACATTTTCATATTCATAAGGAAATTCATTTTTAAGATATTCCAATGGATAATCATATATAGGGATATCATTTTCCTTTTTATCATTCAAGTCTTTAGTTCGAGACCTGAATACCTGTTTTAACTTCTCCATAAAATGTATTATTAATCGAATATGTTTGATTAGAAGCGAAAGGTATTTTTTCGAACTGATAGAGCTTATCATAAAGTTACTTAGGGTAAACGTATTAATAAACAAAGTCGTTTATAAAGTTTCTAAACCTTACTGTTATAACGTGATTATAATGTTAATAAGCATAATTTATAAACTCTAAAGTTTATAATTATTTATGAGTGAAACTTCACCAGAAGGTAAGATAATCTTGTTTATTAAAAAGAACGGTCCTGCAACACTTCAAGAAATAGCAGATCATCTAGGAATCTCTAAAATGGGAGCGTACAAACATATAATAAAACTTGAACATGAAGGATTAATTTCAAGAAAAGTTATAAAGAAAGAAATAGGTAGACCTATATATGTTTTTAATCTAACTGAAAGTGGAAAATTGTATTTTACCAATTCTGACTCTCTCATTCTATTAAAATTCTTAGAGTATATTAAAAGAGAAGGAAAAGACGAAATAGTAATAAAATTTCTTAAAGGTAGATATAAAGCGTTATATACTGAATATAAGGATAAACTAAGTAAAAAGGAATTAGATGAAAAGGTAGAAATTCTAGCTAAATTAAGGACTTCTGAAGGATATATGGCAGAAGTTAAGAAATGTGGAAATTCATTTGAATTAATTGAATTTAATTGTCCAATTTATAAGATAGCCTCTATATATGAAGAGGCATGCTCAATGGAAAGAGAGTTATTTTCTAAAGTCTTAGATGCTGAAGTAGAAAACTCTCATAGACAAGTCAATAACTCAAATGTTTGTAGATTTATAATAAAACCTAAAAGCAAAGCATTTTATAGCTGAATTGTTCCTAGGGTGATTTATGTTTTCTTCATGAATTGCAATTTGTGAATATTGTAGATATAAAAATGTTAACGTTAGTAATACTTTGTGAGTTGCTTCAGAGTTATACAAAAAGTTTGTAGATTACTCGTTAAGTATTACCTATGGGAAAGAGTGCGTACAAGAGAGAATGGCACAAGTACGACGAGAACATCATAACTAGCTAATGTTC includes:
- a CDS encoding nucleotidyltransferase domain-containing protein gives rise to the protein MKVDPYIEFVKEKMNILSNFPQIAIIIYEVIRKVLEEYDINAEIFFFGSVINGKFTAVSDIDVAILANKVPEKRKEIIREIFEALESKGLPWWLPLEIHFFTLSMFSAFKRGGANFIKAEDFLCGLL
- a CDS encoding HEPN domain-containing protein, with the protein product MSSYDDVNRILRRAEKFKKDAINAYNEGYYDVSCFYAEQAVQLRIKAYVLKNLGFLPRIHAIRELLSIIYKYNQDERIRVFINEKRNALKQLEEGYTEARYGMIDYNEEDARECLNIMEELFNLI
- a CDS encoding GNAT family N-acetyltransferase; the protein is MSEQIKIRKAIKEDWEKIYQLYNSLSDEDLYLRFFHLYRITEEDAKRIASNEDHVTFLAEVDGKVVGEASLHKDGEFSLVVDRNYRALGIGTLLVKTLIEEAKKSGLNAIRFYTLPENTPMIKIGRKLGFRLRFYEDEVYGEMKLMEKEVNVNLATSP